Proteins encoded within one genomic window of Lysinibacillus sphaericus:
- the murD gene encoding UDP-N-acetylmuramoyl-L-alanine--D-glutamate ligase, producing the protein MREYTDLQHKKVLVLGLAKSGVAAAEILHELGAFVTVNDSKPFDESPDAQGLLQKGITVICGRHPEDLLDEGFEIVVKNPGIPYSNNIVADAIKREIPVWTEIELAYLISDAPFVGITGSNGKTTTTTLIFEMLENGAKKPLIAGNIGTVACGVAKEAQEDNVIVTELSSFQLMGTKTFKPKISILTNLYDAHLDYHGTFDNYAEAKFGVTRNQDETDYFIFNADQPIVVGYAAKSNAQKVPFSSKGRTEQGISADDTTIYWQGEPFMDRAIIALPGKHNLENILAAVAACILIGCEKAKMEEVLAKFGGVRHRTQFVREWNGRKIYNDSKATNCLATKSALDAFQAPVILLAGGLDRGHSFEELRPCMGHVKGVVAFGETGLRFVEFAKSCGVSQTVIAQNVEDAVHYAAPMSAEGDVILLSPACASWDQYDSFEIRGDVFIDAVMKL; encoded by the coding sequence ATGAGAGAGTATACAGATTTACAACATAAAAAAGTCCTTGTTTTAGGCCTAGCTAAAAGTGGTGTTGCAGCAGCGGAGATTTTACATGAGCTTGGCGCCTTTGTGACAGTCAATGATTCTAAGCCGTTTGATGAAAGCCCTGATGCACAAGGTCTATTGCAAAAAGGCATTACCGTTATTTGTGGTCGTCATCCCGAGGATTTACTTGATGAAGGCTTTGAAATAGTCGTCAAAAATCCAGGTATCCCATATAGCAATAACATCGTAGCAGATGCGATAAAACGTGAAATTCCTGTATGGACAGAAATAGAGCTTGCTTATTTAATTAGTGATGCACCATTTGTTGGTATTACTGGTTCTAATGGTAAAACGACAACGACGACATTAATATTCGAAATGCTGGAAAATGGTGCGAAGAAGCCATTAATCGCAGGTAATATTGGGACCGTAGCTTGTGGAGTAGCAAAAGAAGCGCAAGAAGATAATGTCATTGTGACAGAGCTTTCATCATTCCAACTGATGGGTACTAAAACATTTAAACCAAAAATTTCTATATTAACAAATCTTTATGATGCACACCTTGATTATCACGGTACGTTTGATAACTATGCTGAAGCAAAATTTGGCGTAACACGCAATCAAGATGAAACAGATTATTTCATTTTCAATGCGGATCAGCCGATTGTTGTGGGCTATGCTGCAAAATCCAATGCACAGAAAGTGCCGTTTTCGTCGAAAGGACGTACCGAGCAAGGGATTAGTGCCGATGATACAACAATCTATTGGCAAGGTGAACCGTTTATGGACAGAGCGATTATTGCATTGCCAGGTAAACATAATTTAGAAAATATTTTAGCGGCAGTAGCAGCTTGTATATTGATCGGCTGCGAAAAAGCTAAAATGGAAGAGGTTTTAGCTAAATTTGGAGGTGTCCGTCACCGTACCCAATTTGTCCGTGAGTGGAATGGACGGAAAATTTATAATGATTCTAAAGCAACTAATTGCCTAGCAACGAAAAGTGCGCTGGATGCATTCCAAGCACCCGTTATTTTGCTAGCGGGTGGTTTAGACCGTGGACATTCTTTTGAAGAGTTACGACCTTGCATGGGGCATGTCAAAGGTGTAGTAGCGTTCGGTGAAACGGGCTTACGCTTTGTAGAATTTGCTAAGTCTTGTGGAGTTTCACAAACGGTCATTGCTCAAAATGTAGAGGATGCAGTTCATTATGCCGCACCAATGTCTGCAGAAGGAGATGTTATTTTATTATCACCTGCCTGTGCAAGTTGGGATCAATATGACAGCTTTGAAATCCGTGGGGATGTTTTTATTGATGCTGTAATGAAGCTGTAA
- the mraY gene encoding phospho-N-acetylmuramoyl-pentapeptide-transferase, whose protein sequence is MKLATTLTILAIAFIVTVILAPISIPLLRRLKFGQSIREEGPKSHMKKAGTPTMGGIIFLIAIILTTVGIGSFLDLFTSQTVVLLLVLVGFGLIGFLDDGLKVIFKRNLGLTSIQKLIGQIVIAILAYFLLHASSFDTTLAIPFTDWTIDLGIFYVAFLIFWLVGFSNAVNLTDGLDGLVAGTASIAFAAFGVIALFQDQADIALFTFAVTGALLGFLLFNANPAKVFMGDTGSLALGGALAMVSVLVKEEFLLVLVGLVFVIETLSVILQVGSFKIRKKRIFKMSPIHHHFELSGWSEWKVVLVFWSTALAVALIAVLSEAF, encoded by the coding sequence ATGAAACTCGCAACAACGCTTACCATTTTAGCTATTGCTTTTATAGTAACAGTTATCTTGGCACCAATTAGTATTCCACTTCTTCGTCGATTGAAGTTTGGGCAAAGTATTCGTGAAGAAGGACCAAAATCACACATGAAAAAAGCAGGTACACCAACAATGGGGGGCATTATCTTTTTAATCGCCATCATCCTTACAACAGTTGGCATTGGCAGCTTTTTAGATTTATTCACCTCACAAACCGTGGTCCTTTTACTTGTGCTCGTAGGCTTTGGCTTGATTGGCTTTTTAGATGACGGCTTGAAGGTTATCTTTAAACGCAATCTTGGGTTGACATCTATTCAAAAGTTAATAGGGCAAATTGTCATCGCAATACTTGCATACTTCTTATTACACGCAAGTTCTTTTGATACCACATTAGCTATTCCTTTTACAGACTGGACAATTGATCTTGGTATTTTTTATGTAGCGTTTTTAATTTTCTGGTTAGTTGGTTTCTCTAATGCTGTTAACCTAACAGATGGTCTAGACGGGCTAGTGGCAGGTACAGCTTCTATTGCTTTTGCGGCATTCGGTGTAATTGCGCTATTCCAAGATCAAGCTGATATCGCTTTATTTACATTTGCAGTAACGGGTGCTTTGTTAGGGTTTTTACTATTCAATGCAAACCCTGCAAAGGTATTTATGGGAGATACCGGTTCACTTGCACTCGGTGGTGCATTAGCGATGGTATCTGTCTTAGTTAAAGAAGAGTTTTTACTTGTATTAGTTGGATTAGTGTTTGTTATTGAAACACTATCTGTCATTTTGCAGGTGGGTAGCTTTAAAATCCGTAAAAAACGTATTTTTAAAATGAGTCCTATCCACCATCATTTTGAATTATCAGGTTGGTCAGAATGGAAAGTTGTACTTGTCTTTTGGTCAACTGCTTTAGCAGTAGCATTGATTGCAGTCTTATCGGAGGCGTTCTAA
- a CDS encoding stage V sporulation protein D, translated as MKWISIHSKKRLRILYVLFLCVAVAIVIRLFVLQVFDQKELTQKAEENWDREIPFANERGHITDRDGNSIVTNKLAPTLYFMPSQSKDIAGAAAQIAQVLEVDQQKLLEKMQKKAYLVKLAPEGKNISYEKAVQLQGMQIEGLYSGVDYSRDYPYGTLLSRFLGFTGYDAQGLAGIEYEYDKLLRANSSAIRLFTDAKGNNLPNVASAWKAGEDGATIELTIDVDVQQVVERELSQAMERYEADQAMAVAMNPNTGEILALASYPTFHPAEYQQVEPSIYNRNLPVWMTYEPGSTFKIITLSAALEENLVDLEKDTFYDQGYTMVAGARLRCWKREGHGHETFLEVVQNSCNPGFIELGQRLGSERLLQYIKDFGFGEKTGSNIAGEASGILFSKEAFGPVEQATTSFGQGVAVTPIQQVQAVAAAVNGGKLYTPYVVKKIFNPDTGETINETKPVIKRQVIREETSAKVREALESVVAKGSGRQAYRDGLRIGGKTGTAQKVENGRYKDGEYIVSFIGFAPADNPQIVVYVAVDNPKKTTQFGGVVAAPIVGQIIEDVAPFIGIEKSKEQLEKDYRWGDPLTVKVPSFIGQTKDDIAKQHYPFRIEWHGEGAKIGSQLPEVDSVIKQDGTIHLYLVN; from the coding sequence ATGAAGTGGATTTCTATCCATTCCAAAAAACGTTTACGTATTTTATATGTTTTGTTTTTGTGCGTAGCTGTAGCGATAGTTATTCGGTTATTTGTTTTACAAGTATTTGATCAAAAAGAATTGACACAAAAAGCAGAAGAAAACTGGGATCGTGAAATTCCTTTTGCCAATGAGCGAGGACATATTACGGACAGGGATGGTAATAGTATTGTGACCAATAAGCTGGCGCCTACCTTATATTTTATGCCTTCGCAAAGCAAAGATATTGCAGGAGCAGCCGCACAAATAGCACAGGTACTGGAAGTAGACCAACAAAAACTGTTGGAAAAGATGCAGAAAAAGGCGTACTTAGTAAAGCTAGCACCTGAAGGGAAAAATATTTCCTACGAGAAAGCTGTTCAACTACAAGGCATGCAAATTGAGGGATTATATAGTGGTGTGGATTACTCAAGAGATTATCCTTATGGCACGCTTCTATCGCGATTTTTAGGTTTTACAGGATATGATGCGCAAGGGCTAGCAGGTATAGAATATGAGTATGACAAACTATTGCGAGCGAATTCTTCAGCTATACGACTTTTTACAGATGCCAAAGGTAATAACTTACCCAATGTTGCAAGTGCATGGAAAGCAGGAGAAGATGGGGCAACAATTGAGCTAACGATTGATGTCGATGTACAGCAAGTCGTTGAACGTGAATTATCACAGGCAATGGAACGTTATGAAGCAGATCAGGCAATGGCGGTAGCAATGAATCCTAATACAGGTGAAATACTAGCTTTAGCCTCCTATCCAACCTTTCATCCGGCTGAATATCAACAGGTCGAGCCTTCTATCTACAATCGGAATTTGCCGGTGTGGATGACCTATGAGCCAGGTTCTACTTTCAAAATTATTACGCTTAGTGCTGCTTTAGAAGAGAACTTGGTGGACTTAGAAAAGGATACTTTTTACGATCAAGGCTATACAATGGTTGCCGGTGCTAGACTGCGCTGTTGGAAGCGTGAAGGCCATGGACATGAAACGTTTTTAGAAGTTGTACAAAATTCTTGTAACCCTGGTTTTATAGAATTAGGTCAACGTTTGGGTAGTGAAAGATTATTACAGTATATTAAAGACTTTGGTTTTGGAGAAAAAACAGGCTCCAATATTGCTGGTGAAGCTTCAGGGATACTATTTTCGAAAGAGGCATTTGGCCCTGTAGAACAAGCGACCACTTCATTCGGTCAAGGGGTAGCCGTAACACCGATCCAGCAGGTGCAAGCAGTAGCTGCTGCAGTCAATGGGGGCAAGCTGTATACGCCGTATGTTGTAAAGAAAATATTTAATCCAGATACAGGTGAAACGATTAACGAAACAAAACCAGTTATTAAAAGGCAAGTAATTCGTGAAGAAACGTCTGCAAAAGTACGTGAAGCATTAGAGTCGGTAGTAGCGAAGGGGTCAGGTCGACAAGCGTATCGAGATGGTCTACGTATTGGGGGTAAAACAGGTACAGCACAAAAAGTTGAAAATGGCCGGTATAAAGATGGCGAGTATATCGTATCTTTTATAGGCTTTGCACCAGCTGATAATCCACAAATTGTCGTATATGTAGCGGTGGATAATCCGAAGAAAACAACGCAATTTGGTGGCGTGGTAGCGGCTCCGATTGTTGGTCAAATTATTGAAGATGTAGCACCTTTTATTGGCATTGAAAAATCAAAGGAACAGCTTGAAAAGGATTATCGTTGGGGTGACCCACTTACTGTGAAAGTACCTAGTTTTATTGGTCAAACGAAGGATGACATTGCCAAGCAACATTATCCATTCCGTATTGAATGGCATGGAGAAGGAGCTAAAATTGGTAGTCAATTACCTGAAGTGGATAGTGTTATCAAACAAGACGGCACCATTCATTTATATTTAGTGAACTAA
- a CDS encoding penicillin-binding protein translates to MKKKRFRFQWGAFLLLVFYGGLFFLLFTRMITLQATGEAEGQALAAKAAAKYNKESAITANRGKIFDRNGQVIAEDTLSYRLIAVVSDKATTDEKRPHHVVDPEKTAEILSEYIKMDKEDIYKRLTKLRSDGTLPYQVEFGVAGRGINHEVMSKIKEEKLPGILFVSDLKRYYPNGVFASHLIGFALKQDNKDGTVTTKGKMGLELTYDKELTGVNGKVKYQTDAFSYLLPNSEKMVTPAKDGDNIFLTIDKTIQSFVEDAMTQVEKEYNPESMIVVVAEPKTGKILAMSQRPTFNPDTRESTNMKWLNAVIEETIEPGSTMKTFTLASAIDTGKWAPSERFMSGQYTVYDRTIRDHNQVGWGKITYLEGFQRSSNTAMANLLKSIGDDVFVDYLGKFGFGKKTGIDLPNEATGTILSKYPIQRVTTTYGQGSTVTPIQLIQAMTAIANDGKMMQPYVIDKIVDSSTGEIIQQHEPEEKGQPVSADTAKQVREILASTLTSEFGTAKDFILDEYQVAGKTGTAQIPKANGTYSWGANQFLYSFLGMAPYDDPQLIMYVSVEKPKLKGELGSVPVSKIFKPVMQNSLKHLNISPADVQHVNHTAIQDYTGQHAEAIQVELANDGLNPVIVGAGGEILEQYPKSGQKLVKGSFVFLKTAGDIALPNFTNWSLRNLLVFKSMSGLEIEVVGEGFAVSQSVSAGTVISDSAPIVVKLKTPAESFVQDVEAPSEGEIEQVDDE, encoded by the coding sequence ATGAAAAAAAAGAGATTTCGATTCCAATGGGGAGCCTTTCTATTACTAGTTTTTTATGGAGGGCTCTTTTTTCTATTATTCACGCGAATGATTACATTACAGGCGACAGGTGAAGCAGAAGGACAAGCGCTCGCTGCAAAAGCAGCGGCTAAATATAACAAAGAAAGTGCAATCACAGCAAACCGAGGCAAAATTTTTGATAGAAATGGACAAGTTATAGCTGAAGATACGCTTAGTTATCGACTAATTGCCGTAGTTAGTGATAAGGCTACTACAGATGAAAAGAGACCCCATCATGTTGTAGACCCTGAAAAAACGGCAGAAATCTTAAGTGAATATATCAAAATGGATAAAGAGGATATTTATAAAAGGCTAACGAAGCTCCGCAGTGATGGAACTTTGCCATATCAGGTGGAGTTTGGTGTGGCAGGTAGAGGCATTAACCATGAAGTCATGAGCAAAATTAAAGAAGAAAAATTACCTGGGATATTGTTTGTTAGCGATTTAAAACGCTATTATCCGAATGGTGTTTTTGCTTCACATTTAATTGGTTTTGCTCTGAAACAGGACAATAAGGACGGCACCGTAACGACGAAAGGGAAAATGGGGTTAGAACTTACCTATGATAAGGAGTTAACGGGTGTTAATGGCAAAGTAAAATATCAAACCGATGCCTTTAGTTACTTATTACCAAACAGTGAAAAAATGGTGACACCTGCAAAAGATGGCGATAATATCTTTTTAACTATTGATAAAACGATTCAAAGTTTCGTAGAGGATGCTATGACGCAAGTTGAGAAAGAATATAATCCCGAGTCAATGATTGTCGTTGTAGCTGAACCGAAAACAGGGAAAATATTAGCGATGTCACAGCGTCCAACTTTTAATCCAGATACACGTGAAAGTACGAATATGAAATGGCTTAATGCTGTGATTGAAGAAACCATTGAACCAGGTTCGACGATGAAGACATTCACGCTTGCTTCTGCCATCGATACTGGTAAATGGGCACCGTCTGAAAGATTTATGTCTGGGCAATATACAGTGTATGATCGTACAATTCGAGATCATAACCAAGTAGGTTGGGGCAAAATTACGTATCTAGAAGGTTTTCAACGTTCATCTAATACAGCAATGGCCAATTTATTAAAAAGTATTGGTGATGATGTATTTGTTGATTACTTAGGGAAATTCGGTTTTGGTAAGAAAACAGGCATTGATTTACCGAATGAAGCAACGGGTACAATTTTATCGAAGTATCCAATTCAACGCGTGACAACGACGTATGGGCAAGGTTCAACCGTGACACCGATACAGCTTATCCAAGCGATGACAGCGATTGCGAATGACGGTAAGATGATGCAGCCGTACGTTATCGATAAGATTGTAGATTCATCAACTGGTGAAATTATCCAACAACATGAGCCGGAAGAAAAAGGTCAACCAGTGTCAGCAGATACAGCAAAACAAGTACGTGAAATTCTTGCTTCGACATTAACATCAGAGTTTGGGACAGCGAAGGACTTTATCCTTGATGAATACCAAGTAGCTGGTAAAACGGGTACAGCCCAGATACCAAAGGCAAACGGAACCTATTCATGGGGAGCCAATCAGTTCTTGTATTCATTCCTAGGAATGGCGCCATACGATGATCCGCAACTCATTATGTATGTGTCGGTGGAAAAGCCAAAGCTTAAAGGTGAGTTAGGTTCTGTACCAGTTTCCAAAATCTTTAAGCCAGTTATGCAAAATAGTTTAAAACATTTAAATATTAGCCCAGCTGATGTTCAGCATGTCAATCATACAGCTATACAAGATTATACTGGTCAGCATGCAGAAGCTATTCAAGTTGAACTGGCAAACGATGGATTAAATCCAGTAATTGTTGGAGCTGGAGGAGAAATTTTAGAGCAATATCCGAAAAGTGGACAAAAACTTGTCAAAGGTAGTTTTGTCTTTTTGAAAACAGCAGGGGATATTGCATTGCCAAACTTTACAAACTGGTCATTACGTAATCTATTAGTTTTTAAATCCATGTCAGGTCTAGAAATTGAAGTTGTTGGAGAGGGCTTTGCAGTCAGTCAAAGTGTATCTGCAGGTACCGTAATTTCAGATAGTGCGCCAATTGTAGTGAAGTTGAAAACACCTGCTGAAAGCTTTGTACAAGATGTTGAAGCGCCGTCTGAAGGAGAAATTGAACAGGTAGATGATGAATAG
- the ftsL gene encoding cell division protein FtsL, with amino-acid sequence MAAVRVRQHQQQHVQQPITPPSPQPTIIRRKKTNQKFEKMMLLALVSIIIVLSVLVLNNQAAIQTTSMDIQKIEAEADEIAKQNVDLTVRVSELSTYENIWKKAKELGLTQNEKNVKVVPGE; translated from the coding sequence ATGGCAGCAGTACGTGTAAGGCAGCACCAACAGCAACATGTGCAACAACCGATAACACCACCTAGTCCACAACCCACTATCATACGTCGTAAAAAAACGAACCAGAAGTTTGAAAAAATGATGCTACTAGCTTTAGTAAGTATCATCATTGTATTGTCAGTGTTAGTTTTGAATAATCAAGCAGCGATTCAAACGACAAGCATGGACATTCAAAAAATCGAAGCAGAAGCAGATGAGATTGCAAAACAGAATGTTGACTTAACAGTTCGTGTAAGTGAACTTTCTACATACGAAAATATATGGAAAAAAGCAAAAGAACTCGGTTTAACTCAAAATGAGAAAAATGTAAAGGTAGTGCCGGGAGAATGA
- the rsmH gene encoding 16S rRNA (cytosine(1402)-N(4))-methyltransferase RsmH, with product MFDHTTVLLKETVDGLNIDPDGVYVDCTLGGAGHSEYLVQQLSDKGRLICFDQDTTAIENAKIRLAAYLERVTFVHSNFRYLKEELLALGIQEVDGILYDLGVSSPQLDTPERGFSYHHDAPLDMRMDQTAALTAYHVVNDWAYEDLVRIFFRYGEEKFSKQVARKIEEARKTAPIETTGQLVELIKEGIPAAARRKGGHPAKRIFQAIRIAVNDELGAAEDSLVDAIDMINVGGRISVITFHSLEDRLCKTIFKEASSLPELPPNLPVIPDDMKPTLKLISRKPILPSEEELAVNNRARSAKLRVVEKINDKGRE from the coding sequence ATGTTCGATCATACAACCGTGCTATTAAAAGAAACTGTTGATGGGTTGAACATCGATCCTGATGGTGTATATGTGGACTGTACGCTTGGTGGAGCAGGACACAGTGAATATTTAGTACAACAATTATCTGATAAAGGTCGTCTCATTTGTTTTGACCAAGATACGACGGCTATTGAAAATGCGAAAATTCGATTAGCTGCTTATTTAGAGCGTGTTACATTTGTTCATTCGAATTTCCGTTATTTAAAAGAAGAGCTACTAGCACTTGGTATACAAGAAGTAGATGGCATTTTATATGATTTAGGCGTTTCTTCTCCGCAATTAGATACGCCAGAGCGTGGTTTTAGCTATCATCATGATGCACCACTCGATATGCGCATGGATCAGACGGCAGCGCTTACAGCATATCATGTCGTGAATGACTGGGCATACGAAGATTTAGTTCGTATTTTCTTCCGTTATGGGGAAGAAAAATTTTCGAAGCAAGTTGCTCGTAAAATTGAAGAGGCTCGTAAAACAGCTCCAATTGAAACAACAGGACAGCTTGTAGAACTTATTAAAGAGGGTATACCAGCAGCGGCTCGCCGTAAAGGTGGACATCCTGCGAAGCGCATATTTCAAGCAATTCGAATTGCTGTGAATGACGAGCTAGGCGCAGCGGAGGATTCGTTAGTCGATGCGATTGATATGATTAATGTAGGTGGCCGTATTAGTGTTATTACATTCCATTCATTGGAAGACCGCCTATGCAAGACTATTTTTAAAGAAGCGTCATCTTTACCGGAATTACCACCAAATTTACCTGTAATTCCTGATGACATGAAGCCAACTTTAAAGCTTATATCTAGAAAGCCGATTCTACCTTCTGAGGAAGAATTAGCAGTTAACAATCGAGCTCGTTCAGCGAAGCTTAGAGTGGTGGAGAAAATTAACGACAAAGGGCGTGAGTAA
- the mraZ gene encoding division/cell wall cluster transcriptional repressor MraZ: MFMGEYQHSVDAKGRLIVPAKFREALGETFVVTRGLDNCLFGYPMDEWRKLEEKLKGLPMTKKDTRAFARFFFSGATEVEIDKQGRINIPSTLMQHAHLIKECVVLGVSNRIEIWAKDAWETYFAESEQSFNEIAENMIGFDF; this comes from the coding sequence ATGTTCATGGGAGAATATCAACACTCTGTTGACGCGAAAGGACGATTAATCGTGCCCGCAAAATTTCGTGAAGCCTTAGGTGAAACCTTTGTTGTGACACGCGGACTTGATAATTGTTTGTTTGGCTATCCTATGGATGAATGGCGAAAACTCGAAGAAAAATTAAAAGGTTTACCGATGACAAAGAAAGATACTCGTGCTTTTGCGAGGTTCTTCTTTTCAGGTGCGACGGAAGTAGAAATAGACAAGCAAGGTCGTATTAATATTCCTTCAACACTTATGCAACATGCTCATTTAATAAAAGAATGTGTTGTGCTAGGTGTCTCGAATCGAATTGAGATATGGGCAAAAGATGCTTGGGAAACTTATTTTGCGGAGTCTGAACAATCTTTTAATGAAATTGCAGAAAATATGATTGGCTTTGATTTTTAA